DNA from Arthrobacter sp. PvP023:
ATCGCCATACTGGATGCTCCCGACGTCGACTCCGTCTCGGATGGCAACCGGACGCTTGCGGGCCACTTGCTGGCTGCAGCCGACCTCTGGATATTTGTGACAACAGCCAACCGCTATGCCGACGCCGTGCCCTGGAAGCTGCTCCTCGACGCTGCGTCAAGGGACATCATGGTGGCGGTGGTGTTGGACCGCGTGCCCCCGGCCGCCGAGGCGGAGGTCAGCGCGGACCTCCGGACCATGCTGCAGCGGGAGGGCCTGGGTGCAGCCCGGCTGTTCATTATTCCGGAGGTGACCCTGGACGGTCTCGGAATGCTGCCCGACGGCGCCGTGGAACCGTTGGGTCATTGGTTGCGTGAACTGGCAGCAGATTCTGCCGGAAGGGCTGAGATTGCCCGCCGGACGCTCAATGGCACTGTACGCGCGCTCAGCGGCCGCGTTGCCGCCCTTGCGCAGGCATCGAGGGAGCAACAGCAGTCGCGGGACGTCCTCGCCAGGGATGTCCGCAACGCCTATCAGGATGCCGGGTCCAGGATTCTGGACGCAACGCGGGACGGTGCCCTCCTCCGCGGCGAAGTTCTGGCCCGCTGGCAGGACTTTGTTGGTACCGGCGAGTTCTTTCGCGTCCTGGAACAGAACATCGGTCGCATGCGGGACCGGATGGGCGCTTTTTTCCGCGGTGAGCCGGCTCCCGCTGTCAAGGTGGAAACAGCCATTGAAACGGGGCTGCAGGCGGTCATCGTGGACGAAGCCGCCAACGCGGCCGAGGACGCTGACCAGCGCTGGCGCTCGGACCCTGCAGGCCGCCAGCTGCTGGGCGCGGACGACCTGTCCGGCACCAGCGCCGGCTTCGCGGACGCGGTGGCGGCAGAGATCAGGGCGTGGCAGGGAGCGCTGATGGAGCTGATCCGTACGGAAGGGCAGGGCAAGCGTACCCAGGCCCGGTGGCTTTCCTTCGGGGTCAACGGACTCGGGGCGGCCCTCATGATCGTGGTTTTTTCCATGACCGCCGGGCTGACGGGACTGGAGATCGGAGTGGCGGGAGGTACCGCCGTCGTAGGTCAACGGCTCCTGGAGGCCGTCTTCGGCGAGGACGCAGTGAGGCGCCTCGCGCAAACTGCGCGCGAGGACCTGAACTCGAGGTGCCACAAGCTGCTGCAGGCAGAACAGCAGCGCTTCCTGGACCGCCTGGACGTTAGTACCGGGGTTCCGCCGGAGGTCCTGTCCGATCATGCGCGCGCCCTCCTGCAACTGGCCGGAACCGCATGAGCCGGCACAGCGGAACCCGGGAAGCCTCCCGGCTCGACGCCCGCCTGCAAGCCCTGAACGATGCGCGGGAGCTCGCCGGCGGGGTGTTGCCGGACGAGGCGCTGGACGACGTGCTTCAGGTCCTTGAGCGCGCCAGTTCCCGCCGTTCACTGTCCGCGGTGCACACTGTGGTGGGATTCTTCGGCGCCACGGGCAGCGGGAAATCGTCGCTTTTCAATGCGGTCAGCGGTGCGGAAATAGCAACGGCGGCGGTGCGCCGTCCCACGACGTCCGAACCGCTGGCCGGTGTCTGGGGACAGGACGGCAGCGAACCGTTGCTGGACTGGCTCGGGGTCACCAAACGCCACCATTCCTCGGCCCTGCCGGGGTTCGCCGATGAATCCACGGGCCTGATCCTGTTGGACCTGCCGGATTTCGATTCAACGAAGGCCGCCAACCGGGAGATTGTCCAGCGGATGGTGGGTCTGGTGGACGTCCTGGTGTGGGTGCTGGACCCGCAGAAATATGCGGACGCCGCGGTGCACAACGACTTCCTTGCGCCCCTGGCGTCGCACGGGGCGGTCACGCTGGTGGTCCTGAACCAGGTCGACCGGCTTCCGCCGTCGGACATCGGACCGGTGCTGGAATCCCTTAAAGCCATCCTTGCCCGGGACGGCCTGGGGAAGGTCCAGGTCCTTGGCGCCTCGGCGCTGGAGGGGACCGGCATCGACAAAGTCCGGGCCGCCATTCGGCACGTGGTGGTGCAACGGCAGGCGTTGTCGCAGCGGCTGGCCGCGGATGTCTCCAAGGCCACGGCCCGCCTTGCGGCGGCATCCGGAACCGGGGAGGCAGCCGGAGTCAAAGCCGGCACCAGGTCCCGGCTGGCTGACGAGCTTGCGGCGGCCGCCAACGTCCCGCTCGTTGCTGATGCTGTGGCGACGTCGTACCGGCAGGAAGCCACCAGGCGCACAGGCTGGCCGCTGACCCGCTGGCTGGTCCGTTTCCGCCCGGACCCGTTGCGGCGGCTGAACCTGCGGCGGGAAGGTGCCGCAGCGGAGGTGAACCGGACATCGCTGCCGCCGGCCGGTGCCCCGGAACGCGCCAGGACGGACGCTGCCGTGCGGGAATTCGCGGATGCCGCCAGTGCCGGGGCTCCGGGACCGTGGCGCGCGGCCATCCGGGGCGCGGCGCGTGAAGGCCGGGACCAACTGCCGGACGCGTTGGACCAGGCAATTGCCGGTACTGAGCTGATGGCCGGCAGAAAGTCGTGGTGGTGGGGACTGTTCAACGTTGCCCAATGGCTGGCCCTCGTGGCGGCCTTGGGCGGCGTGGGCTGGCTCGGGGTCCTGGCCGGGCTAGGGTATCTCCAGCTGCCTGTTCCGGCGGTGCCCAGGGTGGAAGGTTGGCCGGTTCCGACGCTGATGATCGCCGGGGGAGTGTTACTGGGCGTAGTGCTGGCCCTCGCCGGAAAGGCCATCGCCGGCGCGGCGGCCCGAGTGCGGGGCGGCGCGGCGGGGAAGAAGCTCAGGGCGGCCGTGGCCGCCGTTGCGGACAGACGCGTGGTTGAACCGGTGGAAGTTGAAGTCAGCAGGCTGAAGTCCTTCAACGCGGCCCTGAAAGCCGCGGGCCGCGACTAGCCGTTTCCCAGTGCTTTCGTGGCGTCGCGGACCTTGATCATGGTGCGAAGGTTGCGCGTCGTGGTGGTCGATTTGTAGCGCGCTTTGGATGAAAGTTTGCTGAAGGGACTGTCCAGGGTGCCTCCGGCGGGTGCAAGCCAGGCCATGGCCTCGGGACCCAGGCGCTGCTGCTGCGTTCCGTCCAGCCGTGAACCGGCCTCGAACAGCTCGTCCAGCACGTCTGTATCCGAACTGAGGGTGATATAGGTGTGCGTCGTTTTGTCCTCGGCAGGGTACGGGCATGCCTCGACGAGTGCGGCAACCCTCGCGTCGGTCAGAACCACCACCCATGCGTCATAGCCAAAGGACCCGCGCAGGCAGGCTTCGACTTCCTTCTTGACTGCGGCGGCGCCGAGAGGGCTGGCCAGGGCAACGTTGCCGCTGGCCAGGAGCGTCTTCACTCCGCCGAAGCCGCGTTCCGCCAGGGCGCCCCTGAGGTCCGCCATTTTGATGTTGATTCCGCCCACGTTGATGCCGCGGAGGAAGACCGCATAGCTGTTCATGGGCACAGCCTAATACCCGGA
Protein-coding regions in this window:
- a CDS encoding dynamin family protein — encoded protein: MTSPSESSPAGPAVHHTPAVAAVDLLETVRRDLGEARLPLALPGADAARLDIRNALAQLDDYMLPRFRSLDAPLLAVVGGSTGAGKSTLVNALVGHPVTRAGAIRPTTRQPILVHNPADSGWFEDQRVLPNLSRIRGAVLETPLPASRAGAAPDAAAISSLVLLGHPAVPQGIAILDAPDVDSVSDGNRTLAGHLLAAADLWIFVTTANRYADAVPWKLLLDAASRDIMVAVVLDRVPPAAEAEVSADLRTMLQREGLGAARLFIIPEVTLDGLGMLPDGAVEPLGHWLRELAADSAGRAEIARRTLNGTVRALSGRVAALAQASREQQQSRDVLARDVRNAYQDAGSRILDATRDGALLRGEVLARWQDFVGTGEFFRVLEQNIGRMRDRMGAFFRGEPAPAVKVETAIETGLQAVIVDEAANAAEDADQRWRSDPAGRQLLGADDLSGTSAGFADAVAAEIRAWQGALMELIRTEGQGKRTQARWLSFGVNGLGAALMIVVFSMTAGLTGLEIGVAGGTAVVGQRLLEAVFGEDAVRRLAQTAREDLNSRCHKLLQAEQQRFLDRLDVSTGVPPEVLSDHARALLQLAGTA
- a CDS encoding GTPase; protein product: MSRHSGTREASRLDARLQALNDARELAGGVLPDEALDDVLQVLERASSRRSLSAVHTVVGFFGATGSGKSSLFNAVSGAEIATAAVRRPTTSEPLAGVWGQDGSEPLLDWLGVTKRHHSSALPGFADESTGLILLDLPDFDSTKAANREIVQRMVGLVDVLVWVLDPQKYADAAVHNDFLAPLASHGAVTLVVLNQVDRLPPSDIGPVLESLKAILARDGLGKVQVLGASALEGTGIDKVRAAIRHVVVQRQALSQRLAADVSKATARLAAASGTGEAAGVKAGTRSRLADELAAAANVPLVADAVATSYRQEATRRTGWPLTRWLVRFRPDPLRRLNLRREGAAAEVNRTSLPPAGAPERARTDAAVREFADAASAGAPGPWRAAIRGAAREGRDQLPDALDQAIAGTELMAGRKSWWWGLFNVAQWLALVAALGGVGWLGVLAGLGYLQLPVPAVPRVEGWPVPTLMIAGGVLLGVVLALAGKAIAGAAARVRGGAAGKKLRAAVAAVADRRVVEPVEVEVSRLKSFNAALKAAGRD
- a CDS encoding DUF1697 domain-containing protein; the encoded protein is MNSYAVFLRGINVGGINIKMADLRGALAERGFGGVKTLLASGNVALASPLGAAAVKKEVEACLRGSFGYDAWVVVLTDARVAALVEACPYPAEDKTTHTYITLSSDTDVLDELFEAGSRLDGTQQQRLGPEAMAWLAPAGGTLDSPFSKLSSKARYKSTTTTRNLRTMIKVRDATKALGNG